The following proteins are co-located in the Carassius gibelio isolate Cgi1373 ecotype wild population from Czech Republic chromosome A9, carGib1.2-hapl.c, whole genome shotgun sequence genome:
- the LOC128019970 gene encoding T-cell surface glycoprotein CD3 zeta chain, whose product MLLTGRATVRYGIHRNFIVSRNVMEMSRTITLLFLASQVSFTEASSASDPTYCYVLDVLLLLYSILFTALYFREKFTKEGPVPPDPASPERNPNEPVYTALDLPQTSSDYQQLDRPIRRREPETHYQELRAHTSDEYQEIRTKGKKPRKAKGQSNEGRTGKSRDAAEAVEMETLPTAINN is encoded by the exons ATGTTACTTACAGGCCGAGCAACAGTAAGGTACGGCATCCACAGAAACTTCATCGTTTCAAGGAATGTAATGGAAATGAGCAGGACAATCACTTTATTGTTCTTGGCCTCACAAGTGTCCTTCACAG AGGCCTCGTCTGCAAGTGACCCAACATATTGCTATGTTTTAGATGTTCTGCTGCTGCTGTATTCTATCCTTTTTACTGCTCTCTACTTCAGAGAGAAG TTTACAAAGGAAGGGCCTGTTCCTCCAGATCCTGCATCGCCGGAACGTAACCCCAATGAGCCTGTCTATACA GCCTTGGATCTGCCTCAGACGAGTTCCGATTATCAGCAACTGGATAGACCG ATCAGAAGACGAGAGCCAGAGACACATTATCAG GAACTGAGAGCACATACAAGTGACGAATACCAGGAAATACGAACTAAGGGGAAAAAA CCTCGCAAAGCAAAGGGCCAATCTAACGAG GGTCGAACAGGGAAAAGCAGGGATGCAGCTGAGGCTGTGGAGATGGAAACTCTTCCCACTGCAATTAACAATTAA